ACTGGCATTTCCCGAACTCGACGGGCTAGAATGGAACGTCGAGATATCGCGCGAAGAATTTGAAACTCTCATCGCGCCAATTGTTCAGCGGACCGTCGCGCCGTGTCTCGATGCCCTGAAAGAAAGCGGCTATGTGCGCGGCGAAATCGGCGCAGTCGCGCTCGTTGGCGGGTCAACGCGTGTGCCCCTCGTGCAGCGCGTGGTGAAAGAAATCTTCGGCGTCGAGCCGCGCACGGATCTCGACCCCGACGAAGTTGTGGCACTCGGCGCAGCGGTTCAGGCAGGAGTTTTGTCGGGCGGAATCAGCCTCGCGATGACTCCCGTCGTGCTCGACGTGACGCCGCTTTCTCTGGGCGTCGAAGCGTATGGCGGCGGAACCGTGAAACTCTTGCCGCGCAACGCGAAGATTCCGGCGTTCGCACGCGAAGAGTTCACGACAGCCGTCGATAACCAAACGTCGATTGATGTTCACGTGGTCCAGGGTGAACGCGAGCGCGCGGCAGATAATCGTAGCCTTGCGCGTTTCAAGCTGCCCATCACGCCGCAACCGGCGGGCTTGCCGCGTGTGCAGGTGACATATCTCATCGACGCCAACGGCATTCTCAACGTGTCAGCGAAAGACTTACGCGGCAACAGCGAGCAGCAGATTCAAGTGCAGCCAACCTATGGCCTTACCGACGACGAAGTCGATGCCATGATGCGCGCCGCGTTTGAGAACGCGAAAGAAGACCGCGCACTTGCGGCGTTTCATCACGAAGCACGCGCGGCGGAACTGACACTCGCTTCAACAGAAAAGGAACTCGCGCGTGCGACGACTTTGGACGATGCAACACGCTCCGAAATTGAAGTCGCAGCGCAGGCGGTGCGCGACGCGCTGCAAACCAAAGATGCGGCGACCGTAACAGCTGCCGCGAGACAGCTCGATACCGCGACGCGCCCGCTTGCGGAGCAATTAATGAACGCAGTAGTAGAAAAAGTGAAAGAATAGGTACGGTCGAATTCGACCGTACTGTGAGAACTATGGGAAAAATTATTTTTATCGAACGTGATGGAGATCGTCACGAAGTGCAGGCCGAAGAAGGCTCGTCGTTGTTGGAGATTGCGTCGGCGAACAAGGTTCACATCGAACACGAATGCGAAGGCAGTTGCGCTTGCACGACGTGTCATGTCCAGATTATGAGCGGCGAGGATGAATTGTCGGAAATGGAAGACCCGGAAGCGAACCGTCTGGGTATGATTCCATGGCAGAATTTTCGCTCGCGCCTCGCGTGCCAGGCGATTATTGAAGGCGACGGCGACATCGAAGCACTTATCGACCCTTCGCGTGAAGGCGGCGGTCACAGCCATTAAAGGAGCGTTATGAAACTCGACTGGACAGATTCCGAAGACATTGGCATTGCGCTTTCCGAAAAATTCCCCGACATCGACCCGCTGGCGGTGCGCTTCGTCGATTTGCGTCAGTGGACGCTCGATTTGGCCGATTTCATCGGCAACCCGGAGCAATCGAACGAACCCAAGCTCGAAGCGATTCAGATGGCGTGGTACGAAGAGTGGA
The Abditibacteriaceae bacterium DNA segment above includes these coding regions:
- a CDS encoding 2Fe-2S iron-sulfur cluster-binding protein, with the protein product MGKIIFIERDGDRHEVQAEEGSSLLEIASANKVHIEHECEGSCACTTCHVQIMSGEDELSEMEDPEANRLGMIPWQNFRSRLACQAIIEGDGDIEALIDPSREGGGHSH
- the dnaK gene encoding molecular chaperone DnaK, with the translated sequence MATAVGIDLGTTNSVVAAMDNGQPRAIAENGRTIVPSVVLFREDGQTLVGDEAREHQVENAARTVFSAKRLMGRSFADVADDISSLPYRVVDTGKLAAVEIDGRHLTAPEISATILRALKMRAENYLKTDVTSAVITVPAYFNDAQRQATRDAGRIAGLNVLRMINEPTAAAIAYGLDKEERGAIAVYDLGGGTFDISVLDRREGALDVRAVGGDTHLGGDDFDRTLQQYLGARVQRETGVDALANATAAQRLRRAAEDVKIALSSAPETHIGLAFPELDGLEWNVEISREEFETLIAPIVQRTVAPCLDALKESGYVRGEIGAVALVGGSTRVPLVQRVVKEIFGVEPRTDLDPDEVVALGAAVQAGVLSGGISLAMTPVVLDVTPLSLGVEAYGGGTVKLLPRNAKIPAFAREEFTTAVDNQTSIDVHVVQGERERAADNRSLARFKLPITPQPAGLPRVQVTYLIDANGILNVSAKDLRGNSEQQIQVQPTYGLTDDEVDAMMRAAFENAKEDRALAAFHHEARAAELTLASTEKELARATTLDDATRSEIEVAAQAVRDALQTKDAATVTAAARQLDTATRPLAEQLMNAVVEKVKE
- the iscX gene encoding Fe-S cluster assembly protein IscX; translated protein: MKLDWTDSEDIGIALSEKFPDIDPLAVRFVDLRQWTLDLADFIGNPEQSNEPKLEAIQMAWYEEWKYNQES